One Salvia miltiorrhiza cultivar Shanhuang (shh) chromosome 6, IMPLAD_Smil_shh, whole genome shotgun sequence genomic window, tttacaatattctcaataatttaaaaataagaataaattagaatattaattaaaaaataataaaaataacaaaaaaaattaataatatttaccgacggaattaccgacggattattaattaaaaaataaaaaaatttaaaaaaaattaaaaaaaattaaaaataaaaataaataatatttaacgacgaAAAATATTCCGTCGTTAATAATTCCGTCGCTATCTCCGtcagtaaatttaaaaaaataattaaaaaatatattaaaaataataaataatatttaacgacagATTAATTTCTGTCGCTATTTTCAtcgataaattttaaaaaataatttaaaaataaatttaaaataataaataatatttaacgacggattattttccgtcgctaataatTCTGTCGCTATTCCGTcgataaaattttgaaaacatcTTCGTCGGAATTCCGCCGTTGTTCCGTCGGTGATTACCAACGGATTATTTTTCGTCGGTGTCCGATAaattttttgtagtgaataaaatacaaatgataattttatttttacgcctttaacctgattagtccgatgggctagcccaaaacccgaacgtttagaaTTAGgattgaagatttacaacccgaaaaaatttttagcccgattagcccgcacccgattaacccacaacccgatagggctagcccgaaaattCGGTGGGCTGgtccgattgacatccctacttagagcatccacagtggttCTTCTCCACTGTGGTGTCACGTAaacatatttttcaatttttaattttttttcaatttcctACGTACTATTACGAGCTCATGTTTAATGAAAAAAAGAGGGGGGGGGGGAACGAACAAGTTGgttctaaaaaaaatgaaacaaacaaacaatTAAATGCAACAATAGTTCTTTTCCCCTTGCCTCATTCTTACAGCGTGCGGTTGTACAACACGCATCaatgtggttttttttttctttcaattttgtATTGTATGCATGATTGATTTGAGTGAAAATGAATCCACCAAAGATCAGAGCCTCCTAGCAAGCAATATTGCTCTTTCTCTCCCCTTTTTCCTCACTTTCTTCTCCTATAAGGGCATACTTAATGGTAGGaatttaaaaagaaattgaTAATGTGGATGGAGAAGAATGGTTACAGAGCAAGTTAAAGTGGAGAAGAAAAAGAGGAGAGATAATAGAGGGGAAGCAATTTTCTTGCTGGGAAGCAAGCCACGCGTGGTCCCCACTCAAGGAAAAAGCAATGATGTGatataaaatggaaaaacaTCACTATGGATGCTCTAACTGTGCTTTCTCGTCCATGTCATCAACTTCCCACAAATTTTCATCATTGTGGATGCCCTAATCAACAATAAAAGTTTCAACTCAGCTCAACTGCTCCACCTCCATTCACACCAATTCAACTTAcatatttagaaatacatgtaGGGTTGAGTACAAAGTACTAAGTAAACACattccaaaataatttaaaagaaattgCTTTTAAAGCTATACATATTGCACTTGTCAAAGTAAGCATAACACAAGATGTTTTCATGAAAATAATCATGTGCATGCCAAAACATTGTTATCAAGTAAATATAGTGCAACAAATTACATTATTAAGTATGTACCACACCTACTCATTATCATCATCAATTTACATATATTGAGAAGTAGATCTCATTCCCAAACACTGTGAACGAGCAACTCGAAAGACTACCACGAGCACAATATGTACACAAATCCCACCTTAACCGGAACCAAATTAGTCTTTCATATGTAGAGGCATCATACAAAATCATTTATAATATGGTTAGCCAAAACTTCACAATCATTCACATAAGTAGGCTTTgcatgataaataaaatttaattatttacttGAGTATAGAAAATCCACATTTCTTTGCTTCTTTACCAACTTGTAAGGTGTTCTTTTTCAATCACTTATCACTTATGTTTGGTCATTCGTAATAATAGACTTTAAGGaatgagtggagaaaaaaaacaattgaagaagaaaatttAAATCATATAATACTTGGTGGGTAGATTCTGGTGTTAATACTCATATAAGTATTACTATGCAGGGTTGTCTGAGCTACCGAAAGCCGATGATGAAAGACGCATCTTTGTGGGCGAtgaaaaaatggtaaaattggAAGCAATTTGTCAGTTTAGGTTGTTATTAGGAACTGATATTTATTTGGATTTAAGAGACACTTTTGTTGTATCATCTTTTAGATGAAATTTGGTTTATGTTTCCTTATTGGACAAATTAGGTTATTGTTGTTCATTTGGAAACAATCCGTTTACtttgtttttaaattcaaatattatcGGAAATGGCTACCTAACTTCTTATGACAACTTTATTTGCTAGAACTAACTGCATCCTATAATGAAACATTGCACGTGGATTCGCGTGGTACtaagtgaaaattaaataaagaaattcaacgtcATTATGGCACAAACACTTAGGTCATATCTCAAAAGGTAGAGTTGAGCGTCTTGTGCATGGTGACATTTTAGACTCACTTGACTTTACAGACTTTGATATCTGTATAGAGCGTATAAAGGGAAAATAGACAGAAACCAAGAGATTGGGTGCCAACATAACTTCAGACGTCTTAGAATTAATCCATATAGACATTTGTGGGTCATTCCCTACAGCATCCTGGAATGATCAACAATATTTCATAACATTCATGTACGACTAATCATGTTATGGGAACATATATCTCGTTCATGAAAAATCTCAATCACTAGACGTGTTCAAAGCTTCTAAAGCTGAAAATGAGAATCAactcaacaaaaaaaattaagattgTCAGATCTGATCGTGGTGGTGAATACTACGGTAGATATGATAGATCAGGTGAACAACGTCTAGGACAATTTGCTAAATTTCTAGATGAATGTGGTATTGTCCCACAGTACACTATGCCGAGGTCACCTAGCATGAACTATGTATCTGAAAGACCAACAAGGTTATTAAGGATATGGAAAGGAGCATGATTACTCATTCTATCTTACCCGAATCCCTTtgggataagcattaaagaCAACATCTTACATTCTGAATAGAGTACTGATTAGGCGTATTTATACAcatttatttgggggattttgGTTCGATTTCTATGCTCTATTGTTGATAGTTATCATATTTTAGAATGAATCCACGTCTTATATgtattatgtattttgatgatatttgataggttttggagaaaagacttgattttgagaagaattttgaAGTGGTGAAGATGTGAAGAAGAAGTTGTGCGCGTCTACTGCGCGATGTGCTCTTACCATCTGAACGTGGTCTAAATTCCATGGAGTTTTGAAGAAGTACCGAGAACAGAGAGTTTAGGAGTTGATTTTTGACTTGTGGACTGCTACTTTGACTTTTATTTATGAgtccttctttatttttttagttgtgGGCTTTATTAAGCCTTTATTTTGTTAAAGGGCTTGCGCCACTTTACATTATTgttattagattaggttttgttttatttatttaacatttcttaaaacttgtacCGTCCCATAAGGTatacactcttatgggacggtacaagttttaagaaaaaatttgtAGTTAATGTGTTGAGTATAAATGAGTGGTTGTAGTTGAATTGATTATGGGGTTATGTaaaaaatgagtggttgaggttaAAAAAAGAAAGTGGGGGCCATGTCCCATAATAGAAGTgatacactcttatgggacggacgaaaatgaaaaatgtgatacactcatacgggacggagggagcataTATTAGATAGAATGCTTAGGAAAAAGATACAACACATTATTCACGCCAATTTCTGGAGCAGAATTATGGGCGCAAGTTTTGGAGTTCCAATCaagtttttattttcatcattcttcttgaaattatttattgaatttattttattttattttattttattatgagcTCTAGCTaattcgtttattccggcaACGATTGAGGAAGCACTAGTAATATTATTCCGTGagatctaatttatttttatactttattttatgtttgcATCTTCGATTCTCtgtgtttaatgatattaattattttaatctattaggtagttgcaaatatttattgggttagaattaattatattgcaATTGAATCGGTCATACGTAatcgtggtttaggtttgattagtggtaaattaaCACATCagagtcaagggaaaagcaatCTTTATTCagtaatcctgcgtcagagtttattggatttgaatcgggtttctctagaatTTAATGCTGTCGACTCATTAaatctatagagcgtctcttacggttgttaGTTGATTatggtagtaattagtgaaacATCTTCCTgattaccgaataattaagtaTAAATAAGATCATttttcggtggttataactgatTTGCTTGCAcgaattaaagttatatttgcatcaatgatcgGCATAATTAaactagggtggacttaattgattgttgaaattctttattaattgttggttttttattcatcttttggtaattggaaaaattggtttaATTTGgactatatttatttatttttacgtttagtattttctcaattttcttcTCAAATTTCGTGGGTTACATTTCAGGCTTTAATTGCAGAAATTCTCGTcagtcccttgggagacgatcttgcttactgttgtctgcgcagtgtgggcataccggctaaCTACCGTATATTTTtagtgtaaaacgacgcaccaaccAACTAAAGTAATAGCTAAAATACTTTATGAGCTTTGGATTGACTGGAAGCCTAATCTTAAGCACTTTCACATTTGGGGATGTCCAGTTGAGGCAAGGCCTTATAAGCCACACGAAAAGAAATTGGACTCCAAAACAGTTGGCAGTTATTTTATAAGTTACTCTGAGCGATCAAGGGGCTATAAGATTTATGATCCCACATCCAGAAATGTTTTCAAGACGAGAACTGTCATATTTTTGAGGATGTTGAGTTTGGGGAGAAAAATAAAGTTAGAGACATTACTTTTGAGGAAGAACTGAATTCAACCTCAGTTCCTACTATCACTTTTGACGATGTTCAACTTATGACTATTATTGATCAAGATGCAAATCTAGAACCTCATCGAGACAATGTTGAACAATTTCTCATTCAAATGAAGCAATTGTTACAGAAGAACAACCTGAACAACCTCAAAGACAAGAGCCATTAAGGAGATCGGCTGAAAGTAGCAGCTAAAATACCTTATGAGCTTTGGATCGGCTGAAAGCCTAATCTTAAGCACTTTCACATTTGGGGAAATCCAACTGAGGCAAGGCCTTATAAGCCACACGAAAAGAAATTGGACTCCAAAACAGTTGGCAGTTATTTTATAAGTTACTTTGAGCGATCAAGGGGCTATAAGGTTTATGATCCCATATCCAGAAATATTTTCAAGACGAGAACTGCCATATTTTTTTAGGATGTTGAGTTTGGGGAAAAAATAAAGTTAGAGACATTACTTTTGAGGAAGAACTGAATTCAACGTCAGTTCCTACTATCACTTTTGACGATGTTCAGCTTATGACTATTATTGATCAAGTTGTAAATCCAGAACCTCGTCGAGACAATTTTGAACAATTTCTCATTCCAATGAAGCAATTGTTACGGAAGAACAACCTGAACAACCTCAAAGATAAGAGCCATTAAGGAGATCCATAAGAGAGAGGATAAATGAAATTTCTGATGATTATATAGTGTTTCTTCATGAACATGAGGATGACAATAAAATAATGGAAGATGATCCAATCAATTACAATCAGGCCATGAAAAGTTCCAACTCTCAAAAGTGTACTATTCTCATGCAAGGAAGAATATAAGTCTATGCAACATAATACAATTTGGAAAATTGTCCCATTATCTGAAAGGTGTAAAACCAATTAGTTGTAAATAGATATTTAAACCAAAAGGGATGCAAATGGTAATGTTGAAAGGTACAAGGCATGCCTTGTAGCTAAAGGATATACTCAGAAAGAAAGCATTGATTTGACTGAGCCTTTCTCTCCAATTTTATCGAAAGACTCTTTTAGGATAATCATGCCGCTCGTTAGTTATCTTGATCTTTGAGTTGCATCAGATGGATGTTAAGACCGTCTTTCTCAATGTAGACATTGAAGAAACCATTTATATGGTGCAACTAGAACATCCCTTGAAAATTGAAAGATCTGAACGGGTCTGGCTTAAATTCGCTGATAACAGTGCTGTTTGCAGCAGCCCTGATTCATAGTTATAAGAGTGGGACATAGTGGAACACATAAAATTATGAGATATTAGATCTCATCCCATGGAACAGAGGGGTGTCCAACCGAGCTCTCCCATAGCCTTTGTTGACTTACTTCCCGACGTGTTGAGCCACGACTCCTCGGTCGCCGCTGTTAAGTTATTCAACAtcgagaaagaaaaataaactttcaACGGCTCATCTAAGAACAACAAAGAGTCTTCACTGTCGGGAATCACCTTGTTGCTCAAATATTCTTTCCACCCAAATGTAGGATTCATCACAGCAAAGTGGAAGGAGGTTCGAAGAAGAAAGACAAATAGTGTTAGTGAAGAAGAGAGCCGAAAATGACTTAAGGTTTACAACTCGAATAGCGCAACGCGAGGAATTGAGCCGCAAAGTGTGGGAGAGAATCAGTTGGGGGGGTGCAAGTTAGGGTTAATTTTAGGCTTTTATAGTTTAGTTAATTAAGTTATTAATTCACCCCTAATTatgctaaaaaaaaaaggaaacgagGCATGTTAAATGAGATagctcaaaagaaaaaaaaatacgagtCAACAATATTAGAACGAAAGTAATATACTTTTATACATCCTACTAAATTATTGATTTTACGTATTACAAATATTTTATCAAACATaataatagttataatattaaaatatagtgaaaaataGGTCAGTCAAACAATGGAACTCACTATTTACAAGTTTTCCGAAACTATTTTATGTGTATTGGACTAGTTTTAAGCCCTGGGCCGATTGTGAAGGGAAAAGAATGAGCCAGATGCAACGACGTCGTTATCGGATCTCAAgtatatgaaatgaaatgagacTTTGCTAATTTCTGGTTGCTCGACTCCCTACCTCGTCTCCACGACGAAACCCTAATCATCACTTAACACAAACATTTCACCACCGCtaccgccaccgccaccgccggaGCCGCGGCCATGACGATCCGCCAGCTAATAAACATCGGTCTCCGTAACCGGAGACCAATCCGCCCATTCACTGCTGCCCGACCTCACTCCACCGCTGTCGCCACCTCCGCCGACGCAACCCTCCCGTCTCCTCCGCCACCAACCGCCATGATCTACGATCGATTGGCGGAAAGTGTGAAGGAGAAGCTGAAAAGGCTGGAGGACCCCGATCCTCGCTTCCTCCGGTACAACTCCCCGCATCCAACATTAGATTCTCACGCCGAAATCTTATCCGCCCCGCTCACGCGAGTCACGACCCTTCCTAATGGCCTGCGCATCGCGACGGAGTCGAATCTCGCCACGACGACGGCTACCGTTGGTGTTTTCATTGACGCTGGATCGAGGTTCGAGAGCGACGAGACCAACGGAACAGCGCATTTTCTGGAGCATATGATATTTAAGGGGACGGAAAAGAGGACCGCGAGACAACTGGAGGAGGAGATTGAGAATATGGGCGGGCATTTGAATGCTTACACTTCAAGGGAGCAGACAACGTACTATGCGAAGGTGTTCGATAAGGATGTGCCCCGTGCTCTAGATATTTTGTCCGATATTCTTCAGAATTCGAAGTTTGAGGAGACCAGAATTACCAGGGAGAGGGATGTAATTCTTCGCGAGATGGAGGAGGTATTTTGTTGACGTTTGAGTAATCTTGCTCTTTTTGATCAATTGCTGGTGTTATTTTTGGTTAATGTGATTTATCATTATTTTAAGTCTCATTGTTTTTGCGTGTTCAATattgtggttgaattgatttattttttattgtgttTGCATTTGCTTTTGGGGAAAATGTTGTGATTTTTGGTTCGAGATTGCAAGAAATGTTTGCAGGTATAAAGATAAATCCTAGGAAAGTGTCTTTATTGATTCCTATATAATGCTAAAAGTTGGACATTGTCTTAGGATCTTCTTTTAGATTCTAAATATAAGTAGCTGAGGGGATCGATTCATTACTTTATCCATTACATCCTAATTAGAGCTTCTAGCAAGACGTTGGTAATTCAAATGGAAGACTTTTTCCATTGGAACCACACTTTCAGTTCTCAAAAGTTGCTTACTGCCTTACTCCCCAGTGAATGTTTCCTCTATAATTTAGTACAAAAATCCATATTATGTTGCATCCTTTCTTATGATATTATTTAGAGACACTTCTTGTTGCCATGTTCAGTCTTTTCCTTGTCATAACTGATTGTAGGTAGAAGGACAAACAGAAGAAGTTATCTTTGATCACCTTCATGCCACAGCTTTCCAGTATACTCCTCTGGGTAGGACAATACTTGGACCTGCTGAAAATGTCAGGAAAATTGGCAAAAAAGATATACAAGACTACATAGCCACTCACTACACTGCTCCAAGAACGGTAATCAGTCATCGCTGGGCGTTTGTTCATTGAAATCCAACTAGTTTATTAGCATTTTTTTGCCTTTTGTCATATCATTTTCTTATGAGTTATAATGTTGTATGTTGTCATTGTGGCTTCCGTTCTAGGTTCTTGTTGCTTCTGGTGCTGTTAAGCATGAAGAATTTGTAGAGGAAGTGAAGAAACTGTTCACAAAGTTGtcatcaaatccaacaacatcTTCTGATCTGGTTGCTAAGGAGCCTGCAATTTTTACAGGGTCTGAGGTATGCTCATCTTTTGTTTGAGTGGTGCTTCTGATAATATGGCGGTAACTTACTATATTAGTtacattttcaaaaaatatataggttAGGATGCGTGATGATGACATTCCACTAGCCCAATTCGCGGTTGCTTTTGAAGGAGCCTCTTGGACAGATCCAGATTCGATTGCTTTAATGGTTATGCAGTCGATGCTGGGCTCTTGGAATAAAAGTGCTGGCGGTGGAAAGCATATGGGGTATTTATTTGCCTCGCTTGGTTCAAGTGGTTCTGTTGTCACTTTTGCCCCACTTACATAACTTTTTTTCTGAATCTCGAATGCAGTTCTGAGCTTGCCCAGAGGGTTGGGATTAATGAAATAGCAGAGAGCATGATGGCTTTCAATACCAACTACAAAGACACTGGACTGTTTGGTGTTTATGCTGTTGCTAAGGTGGGTTTGCCACTAAAGCACTATGGCTCTCTTTCTCTGAACCCAACCTGTTACTTGTTTATGGTTTAAATATCCACGAACCTTTTGTTTTAAGTTCTCCTTTCACATCATTATTTGTAGACTGAATATCTATATCTGGGccttttgtttttgaaaatatCTTTTTTCGTTTCTTCATGGCAACAGTTCTGGTAGATGAGGTTTTTTGTATAGTGCATCTGTTGTCTAATATGGCTGGCAGTCATCTGTTGCTTCTTGGTGCTGAACTTTTCTATTGTGTGCGGACGTTTTGTTTTTGCTAATTCTTTGATATTCTTCCAGTGGCCTCTACTGAATTGGTCTTTCattttgccttttttttttttttttttttctatttctatttgGGGTGGGTAGGAGATTAATAATAATTGCTCCTCTGGTGTATGACTCTATAGACTGATTTTACTTCTGCATCCTCTTATGCAGCCTGATTGTTTGGACGATTTGGCATATGCCATTATGTATGAGTTGACCAAATTATGTTACCGAATATCAGAAGCAGATGTTATTCGGGCTCGTAACCAGGTAATTTACTCAAGTCAAATGTCAAGTGAGATTACCTTTTGTATAGCGGAGTAATTTTGCCTACTTTGTACATGCTATAACTCACAAAATATGGTCATCTGCAGTTGAAATCTTCTCTTCTGCTTCACATAGATGGAAGCAGTCCTGTTGCTGAGGATATCGGGCGTCAGGTatgttttattatataataatgatTCAATAGCATAATCTGATTAAACATGCATGTACATTCCTGAATGGGTATGCATCtctttggtggtggtggtggttggggaggggggggggcAGACTGATCATATAAACCGTGGTTATGTTTCTCAAAAGAATTCCTTGAGTATATTTAACTGTATGATTGCTTGTAGGACCAAGATTAGGTTAGTAGTAGAGTCTCCTGTTAGCAATAACGTTACTGGCTGCACTGCATGTGTCTTTTTACTGGTCTAGTATTCTTCCTGCTTGTCTTTGCCGTTCCTGACATATATTTTAGGCTACTGGTCTATTATTATTTTCGGAAGTTATTTTAGTGAACCAGGCACagatattaatattaattcctTATGAATTATGAATGCCTGTGGTGGGTAATGATGCCCTAATCTTTCTGATGAGGTGTTCTAGTAGCACCTAGCCAATCATAGCTACTCCACTAAGTATCTTCAAGTATCTGCAGATTGGCCTATAGCAGTTTCTGTGATGTGCTGATGAGTCATTTGAACTCCCTGTTAGACTTCATGTAGATCTTGATAAGAAAGGGCTTGTAGCCTTTTGAggtatctatactatattaaaaagggagtttccaatttgaaattgatttcaaattgatttaggTGGCAATTttgtgaataatagaaaaattaaagTCAAAAGTTCAAActcaaattaatatttgtaaattttcgCATGcacatttaattatgtgtagatAACTgtcattaacttttttttttaagaaacaaccattaatttttaatattcc contains:
- the LOC130988707 gene encoding probable mitochondrial-processing peptidase subunit beta, mitochondrial, translating into MTIRQLINIGLRNRRPIRPFTAARPHSTAVATSADATLPSPPPPTAMIYDRLAESVKEKLKRLEDPDPRFLRYNSPHPTLDSHAEILSAPLTRVTTLPNGLRIATESNLATTTATVGVFIDAGSRFESDETNGTAHFLEHMIFKGTEKRTARQLEEEIENMGGHLNAYTSREQTTYYAKVFDKDVPRALDILSDILQNSKFEETRITRERDVILREMEEVEGQTEEVIFDHLHATAFQYTPLGRTILGPAENVRKIGKKDIQDYIATHYTAPRTVLVASGAVKHEEFVEEVKKLFTKLSSNPTTSSDLVAKEPAIFTGSEVRMRDDDIPLAQFAVAFEGASWTDPDSIALMVMQSMLGSWNKSAGGGKHMGSELAQRVGINEIAESMMAFNTNYKDTGLFGVYAVAKPDCLDDLAYAIMYELTKLCYRISEADVIRARNQLKSSLLLHIDGSSPVAEDIGRQMLTYGRRIPYAELFARIDAVDASTVKRVANRFIFDRDVAISAVGPVQGLPDYNWFRRRTYWLRY